A window of Cyclopterus lumpus isolate fCycLum1 chromosome 10, fCycLum1.pri, whole genome shotgun sequence genomic DNA:
TGCCTCTATCCAGCAATGACCGAGAGTTACCTTTTTCTGGGGGTGGGACGAGAACCCGGAACAACACGTCATCTGATTCCATATTTCTGGACCAATGAGCAGCCGGAGAGGGGTTTGCCGTACGTTTCTATTTACGTCGTGCGTCccaaagtgtgcgtgtgtgtgtgtgtgtatactgtatatgtatatatcttgGGGGTCCTCCCGTGTTTTGTCTCGCGTTGCGGAACATCGCTGCACCGCGAGCTGGAGGGTGTTAATGACGTCAccgttttctgtatttggtctTTTGCGTTGGCTGCTGGGCGTTTTGAAGGCCGTGGCGTAAATATTTTTGTCCAGCGGCATGACTGACGTACTTCTTTGAAACCACGTCAGCTGACTTTGGATGAGAGGCCATGGGCCCGCCCTGGAGCCCCAGGGCCGGCGGTTTTGTGTTCGCTACAATTACCATTTTGTATCGTAATTAATTATTGTAGGAAAAAAAACCGAGACGCAAAGTTTTTAAGGGGAGAGCGTCTTTAATGTAAGTTACTTGCAagcacttaataataataataataataataataataataatacttttctagacactcaaagacgctttacataaggcatagacaaacagaacataactaaatagaaagacaaggagcaaacaCAAGATACAAACACAACGTTTCGGGTAAAaaggaagaataaaaaacacttgCTTAATTCAATCACCTACATGTATAATTATGAAACACAGAACATGTCTTAAAATGTAACATCATAGTGTTTTTCTCCTGCAAAAAATTGCAGTAACGACTCCAGAGGATTATCAAGACGGCAGAGTAGTACAGTGATACCTCAACTGATGTAATAAGTAtcgttttctttctgtctttgacGAACAGTGGCCCCAACGTGTTCATGTCGATGTCGCCCTCAAGTGGTAAATGAGAGTAGCTTCCTGATAGGAAACCGGAATGGAATTGAAAGTGTGAATTGAAATTACAAAGTAgttttgattttattatttaaaatgaatccCTCATCAAACAAATTTCATATCatttttttaagtaatattATTTTGTGAATTCAGGGAATTGATCATATTTTTCAGTGGAAAAATACAGACTCATTTGTTTCCAGTGTGTCGACCCTTAATATGTACAAACCAAATTGGAAGATTAGACAGGCAATTTGCACAGATTTGAATCATGACTTTTTCTCATCAAACACCTTAAATCAAACCAAAATCAACATGCAACAAAAGCTTGAAATAAGATAATAACAAAAGGTTAAATGTAATAGGCGTAATGATTAATGCAATCAAAGTATGGCAAACatgacacaaatagacacaaaataaaaaatagatatatGTCGTAGATAAATAAAGCAGAATGGATACAGAAAAGGACACAAAAAGCccttatttgttgttgttgttgaagtcGATCAGTGATCTGAAGCAGCTGTCGATGGTTCGTGAGGAAcgtgctgctgctcctcacaGTGACCCGCCTGTAGGGGGCATTGCAACCGAGTGAGTAACGCGGAGACAGCGGCGAAGCGCTTGATTTGTGAACCAGAGAAGACATGTATTGCAATTTTCTTAATGCTCACGTTGACTCAACTCTGAAAACCACGCCATTTCTTGGTCAATTATTTTAGCCCATTAACCAAAAGAacacgtttgtgttctcataaAGTAAATAGCCAGAATAAAGAGCTGTAGAGAAGCTGTCCAAGAAGATATCAGCTTGTTAATTGCTGGAAAGGCTTAACATCAGGTTTTAAAAGTGTATtgtcaacaccccccccccccctctctctctctctcctttgttaACACCGCCCCGTTGGCTGTCTtttacaggaaaacattcccaCCACATAGTCGCTCCACGTGTCTCAGAGCCGTTGCACAAAAACATCACGAGTGGCCGCTGCAGCCGTGTGTGTAGTACAAATACAGCACATGGTAGCGTTTGGTAGCTGCTTTTAGCGACAGACACCACCGGGGCCCCCGAAAAAACTCTCTTGAGCTTGTGTGAATCCTCCGTTTGCGAGTTACAGTTGCAAAGAGTTTCCTCCGTTGGCCGTAAAGCAAGTCCCACAGCGCTGAAGCCGCCCGTCTCCGTGCACGCCTAGTGAGCGTTACACCGCGAGGTCGAGGACTTTTAAAGACACTCGTCCCACTCCGCCTGCAGCAGCCCCGCAGAAGCTAGCATGTCGTCCGGCACAAACGAAGTGAAAAGCTGCCCCATACCCACCAGGGTGCTCACCCTGAAGGACTGGTCCCAGCTACCCGACTGTTACAGCCAGACACCCGGGGGGACCCTCTTCTCCACCACGCCAGGAGGTAAGAACTGCGCGACGCTTTCTCGCGAGCGTTTTCTCATATTTAATCCGTTTGTTTTTTCTGAAGCGAGTTCACACCACGGACCACGTTGAGCTAACGTCAGTCGCTGCCGACTCAACGGGTGGTTTGTACGTGGGGGTGAACGTCCCTAAAGCCCGACGGGGAGCTCGGGCTCGCCAGAGGCTGCAGACGATACAAAATAGCATAACAGCTGATGAAGGGTATTGGGTTATACTCGCTGTTTAGCTCGCCCCAACACCATCACATAACCACATTAAAAGGTAAACAACTGGTCCCCACTATTGGGGTGAAGTTGGAGAAGTGCCCCGTTGTTCACATTGTGCACGGTGACAGTTGGCTGCAGCCCCTAATGCTGTCAGCACGTTTCCTGTCATTTGTTGATGTTGGTAAAGTGAACCAAACAACGGAAGCACGAAGTATAAGCATGCATAAGAAGTATGGAGTCAGACAGTGTTTACTCTTACTAAATTTCAAATGTCTATCGAATACATACTACATAGTaacatatgtgtgtttatgtatatatatgtatttatttatttcattactaATAGCGGAGCGGTGGTAACTTTGGCTTACATGACATGTTTATTCGCATGAACATggccaataaaaacatttgacacgTTGTGGCCTTAACACTCAGTCTTTTGTTGCTGCAAGAGCTGTTTTTACCCGGGACTTGGAGTTtaaagagggtgtgtgtgtgtctccagctgCCAGAACCGCACAGGGTTGGCCCCTGTCGGGGTGGAGGAGTTGGAGGCCGTCCTATCCCCGCTGCTCTCTGCCTTGCATTTCAGGAACTGTGTAGAGAACATTCTGTACAAGTTAACGAGGGCGAAGAAATGTCTAATGCACagtgaaaatatatacacacacacacacacacacacacacacacacacacacacacacacacacacacacacacacttacacacacttaaacaagCCATTGAACTTGCCCCACAGAGCTTTGACTTGTTTTCCACAACACATTTCACTCTTCTGGGGTCATGTGTTGCTTGCTCACCCTCTTTCTACATAACTGCTCCGCACCCTCGGCTCCCTTGCAATACATTGCTTGCACTATAGTTTCCATTCCAACCCCCTTTCCTCGCCCCAAttttatgcccccccccctccggatTTGCTTCCCTTTGTCCAGGATGTGCTGCTTACCACAGTTATTGCATAACATGTTTTTCCTCGTTGAGCAGGTTCAAACTCCAATAAAGAGACAGTAGTTCTCTCCTTGACTGAAGTCGTGCCCTGGTCAAACTTATCACAACACGCCATTTATGACACTGTTATTCGCTTGGAGTTTTGTCCAAGTCCTGACTGTTTGTGTGGCGCTTTAGGGTGAAATGATGTCAGCACAGCTtgaggaaaatatattttggatGCATGTCACAGCTGCCATTAATGTTAAAAGTCGTACCCAGTCAAAGAACAAACATGTGGCTTTAATCTCAAGGCCTCCTTCATAAAGAGAATGTTTTGTGCTCTGATTTCCAAGAACTCATGGCAGCGGCAGCCTTCAGCCCTCCCCTTTGCACGCACATAGAACCCTCCTTTTCCCACTCAACCCCCTCCGGTAGACAATGATACTTCACTCCCCAAATGTGCCAACATGCAAAAAATAACTAGGCTGTTATATTATTAGATACTCCAGCATCCAATCGGTTCTGTTTTGTCTTCAAAgaattcacttcctgtttagaAGATATATTTTATGTTAATTTAGTTTAAGTTAAACACCCGattctctttttgtgtctcaGGTACCCGCATCATTTATGACAGGAAGTTTCTTTTGGATTGTCGAAACCCCCTCTAGCCCGGACCCCCCCATGCTGTCTGCCCCAGATCCCCGGGGTGACAGTACCTGCTACACACACTATGGGGAAACTGCAGGACCTcaaggaggaggcagaggaggaagagaaggaccTTGCGGGTAAACATGCATCTATTGTAGTTATTGTTTTCTCTGAGCTTGATTAGTGTTACAGAGTGGATTTAACTGGGAAATGCACATTTCACAGTGTGTCCATACATCTTTAAAGCTTTTTGTGGTTCTATGAAATACAATTATACACTATAAGGCTTATAAAATCGCCATATATTTCATCTGGTTTAACATAGGCTTTCCCTATAATTTTAGGATGATAGTGTCAGTTGTTGCTGCTAAAGGGGTGAAGAACGTAACTTTTGTTTATAGCTTGTGCCTGATAACTTATGAATTAATTGCCTAAATAAGGGTTTTTATTCCCAGCAAGTCATGACCGTGTAACCAAAGGTTTGAGCTCACAGGCAAGTTTGGATTTATTATCGAGCAAAATGCATCAAACCGCCATTCCTCCTGTCAAAGTTAAGCCCAGTAGACTTAGTGTTGacctttttctctgtctcccttgTCTGGGtgtcagtaaacacacatgACACGTTGTGCAGCACCCATATTGTCCAAtatgttagttttttttcttgccagTTGTGAACGCATTGATAAGGTCTGTACTTTGAGATCCTCTCTGCAGTCCGTTGAGGTGTGGTTGCACTCTGACTGACATCAGCTGGCAGTTAATATTTGTGTTAGCAAACACCTCCCCTTCTCAATCTTAACTGTTTCGTGTCTCCCTTTTCTACAGATGACAACCAGTTTGAGATGGACATCTGAGCTCCAGTATTACCTCCTGTGGAGAGTTATCATTTAAAACACCTCCAGGGTCATTCATGACTAATGCATTACatataagctttttttttaccttttttaaaaaaataaaagcttttgtgatgaaccaaaacaaaagaggaaaagtGTAGGGTGTTTTTGACCCTACAAAGTGTGTTAAGCAAAGAAATGCTGTTTAATGGGCTGATTAGTGGATCACTCACTTCAGAGCTGCAGCAGGGTTGAACAAAATCCATtttgatttaactttttttttaaatcttttgtaAATAACATTGTACAATGTAGCCTATTTTTTAAGTTGGGGAATACAGGATGATTACATTAAGACATGTAGAATTGTTCACTGCAGGCATCAGTAGTTTTGTTGTaaaaccccccaccctcccaaaAAACAGATGGCTAACTTTCTTTGTGATAATATTGGGGGTCAGGGCCTAAATCAgtttcttctctgtttttgtATGGAGCGAGCGAGAGCTGAAATGTGAATAATTTCAAATAAAGGCTGTTCAAACTGCCAGcaattgcttgtgtgtgtatttgtgtcattAAATGTGTATCACCTTCTACTTTAAACAATGTTTAGGACATTGTTATTCTTTGGTGTATTACACTTTACAGTATAGTTAAATTTGTTATCTTTCATTGTGAAGCTGCCCGTTGACATGCCAGCTTAACTTCCCGTTTGTCACATATACAATGAAGTACATATTCATATGAAGTGGAAAAATAGGCATCATTTAGTTTACCCTgcaattatttttgcttttgttattattgtatgAGTTCTCCTAACTCATTTTAAAGtttagaaatgtttgtttatagaataagaaaaaaatacatatatatatatatatatatacatttcgcCCCTGAAGCTCAACCCTTGTGTTTTATAAGAGCATACAACTGGTCTGTTAATTAAAGTCAAACATAAATGTATTCTTCTGTTGCTCAAGCTGGAATGTTGTTCAGTCAGACATATCTTAGTAGATGTACATCTGATGATGCTCGACCAATAAAACACAAGTCTAATGAAAGATAAAGATCATTTCTTTAATAAGACTGGATTCAAAGTGCACCATTGGCACACGTTGCTTAACCTGAAGGCCACCCATGTACACAGAGTCAGGGCTAGGTATGCCTGCTTGTTCCAGCCCCTGATCTGTAGATTAGGGGGGCCGACTAGGAGTAGGCCTGGTCTCAAGGAATGAGGTCAGCTGCAGCTCAAAGACCAGGCTTATTGAAAGCACTCTGTAACATGGGGGCGGGGTGGGACACCTGCTATTTGACCCGGCAGTTATCTCTAATATGTAATTGTAGATTTACTTAATATCTATGAGGATTGTTTAGGAAGCGATGGCCTGTTTATTCAGCATTGGTGACCCCCAAAAAATGTTGAAGCTACTGCTGAAGTCAGGGTATATCTTCGACTGGGAACAGATAAGTAGGTCCCTATGCGTCATAAGTGAGTCACTGATGTGGGTCAGTCTGCTCAGCTGGTCTTTGTCCCACGGCCTTGCAGGTGTGACAGGCAACCGCTTAGCGTCGCATCAAAGGTGTCGACTGAGTTTTGTCCAAGATGCTCTGATTGTATAAATGACTCATGATGAGACTCGGAGCATTTGTTTAGTATTTGGCCCACGCAAAGCCAACTTGCTGTGTACCATAAGGCTACTGTGCCCTTGAGGAAATACTGGACCCAGACTGGACACGCACTGCAGTGCCAAATGATAAGATAACTTTTTGATAAAAGTCTGGGTGATGCTTAAAAACGTGCCAATTGAACACGttggtgtgtatgtttgttctgGACACACATGCCGAGAACAACGGCAGGTGAAATATACCACAGGGGATTTCTTATCAGGCAGAAGGGGGGTACAATACTGAAAATTATACTTCAATGTTTTTGCTTTAAAGGAGACAAATGCCTCCCTACCATTGTGATGACAGGTTTAAAGTGTGTTGACTTTGGACAAAAACTCATGCATGAGAGAtttgcctttcttttttctgcatCTGCACCACAGCAATATGATAACATTGCCACCTAAATTTGATGTATATGTCATATAAAATAATTGCCCGCATAGAATTGACTTTTCCAATCACTGCATGTCATTTTTAACATGCAGTAATTGGCCTGTGGAATTTATTATGTATGTAAAGGATTTTGTTGTAACATTGGGGATCAGTTGCTCAGAGTGGGACATCCCTGCTGGCAGATTTATCACTGGGCATGTGACAGTGACGCAAAGGCTTGTCGTTAACTTTGTGGACGAGGTATCCATCACAGAGCGAGGGCCAAAAGTGTCTGCAAACAATCATCTGACATTTCTTATGTCAGATGATTTCTACAAACCgcatattattttattgtgacTATAAGGACAAAATATAATTCCACACCTTTCAGAGGTAAAAAGTAGTGTTTAGTGCTATTTAACAGAATCACCCATTGCGCTGAATCCAAAATGTGACCATAAGTGTGTAAATGTGACACACGGTTCTGCTTGGCCCCGATATTAAAAGCTTCATCCTGGCTTAGAGACTGCCATCCATCCCTGAGATGTTGTTTCGAATGGTATTTTCCTTGTCCTTGCATTCACTCTGAGTTTCAATGAACTCTGGTAATCTTGCCCCTTTGCCCTTTTCCACAGACAAActattctctccccccccccctcacatccccctccccctgctgtTGGGTAGAGTTGGGCCTGCAGGCCAGGCTCTATTTCTGTCAGCTGCACCCGCTGAAGCCGTTGGTGCGGGCTAGGGCTAAATTGCCCGGGTGACGATGTAAACAGACACTGGTACACGGCCCTCTTGGTCACATCTATcatgaggagagaggggaggggggggggggctgaagtGGATTGCATGTTTACCTCATGCatgatgaaaacacacacacataaactttGCATTTCTTTCCATCGCAGGAATTAAGCCAGTAAAAGGTTCAGTTTATTCAATTCCTAGATATGCTTCTTTCACAGATTGTGTTCAGTTTATTGGATTACACTGCAATCGTAGACAAGTGTATTTCATTTCTGGTTTCATCTGTTGATCTCCTATATGTGAGGCTTCCAACAAGGGACTATATGAAGTGTAGTAAATGACAACAAACACTCTTTTGAATTGACTCTACTCAAGCCCCACTGAAAGCAAACCGTGGCCTTGTTCACGACACAGCAGATAGGTTTGTGGCCGGATCTGTGACAAGCCTCACTCGACAGTCTCAGGTCCGTCTTCTAACAGCTGCTGCAGGGCTATTGCTTCATGTGTCTCCAGTAACGGTGCCTTCCACCAACATGTTTTCCATGCATGACTTTGTAATAGCTGTAAATATAGCGTGTATGTCAGAGGTCAAGTCCTTGTTTCTCGGGGAGGAACCGCTGGGGGGCACCACTGGTCTACAACTCTGTTGTTACAGGCACTGGTTGTGCGAGCTTTTATCACACGTCGCTATCTGGTATGGTATCACCTTGCAGAATAGAAACCGTTTCCCTTTTAAGTTCCAGTGGCAGCTGTCaaactggctggctggctgctgGTATGTTACTCTGCTCACACTGTACTCATGTAATGTCATGTCTGATAGAACTGAGATGATGTTTCACAGACCATGTCTCCAAACCCTACGACGTTTTTTAAGTATGTGAAGTAGTAACTATTAAATATAGCTAACACTATGTAGAATAGGATACTTTATTATAGAGTAACATGTCTTCCACCACTAGCTATCATGTACATGTGCTCACAGTAAGGTAGGCACATGCATGGGTGCAGTGAGCTGTCTAATCGCTGCACACAAGAGCAGAGACGCTGAACACTGAGAGCTCGACGTAGTGCAGAGCCACAGCTCCTTCTTGTTATAACAGAATCTGAGCAGACTCACTCAGATATCGGCTGCTCTTCCAGAAAACCCAATCATCTCCATATTACACAGGCACACTATAGGGACCTCGTTGCCAGATCATTGTCAAGCACCTCATTAGTTTGAAGGCATTCAGTCCCTTTGTTGTGTGCACATTATTTAACGAAAGCTTTACCTGCCACATTTCTGTACCCTTGCTGTTTTGATCAATGTTTTATGAATAACGAAAAATCGGTGTCAGACTGACTGCAACAGTCAacagagtgaaaaaaaagacaagcaaATCACTTGCGATGTATTGTTTTAAATCAGGTAATTTAGGTGCAATATGTTTATACTGTAGGGCGTGTGATGGTGAATATTaaaattcagattcagattcagttatacaaattaaacaatgacATTGTCAAATATATTAGCTACATGACAACACAACAGCTCACTGCTGGCTCATTATAGTGCAGGAAACCACAACCACTGGCCCTTCATAGAGGAATAGAGTGGGAATAGTCTGACACCTGCTGGGAGAAAACCAGTAATGCACCATAGACAAACAGGTGcatttgtgaataaaaaaacacatgatgtaGATCAAATAATAGAGCCccaaaataattgtatatatatatatatatatatatatatatatatataatatataatatatatatattatatatataaaatataaacataatacGAATATGTCAAGAGCTGCAAATATTCCAAAATCCTATCAAAACTAAAATTCCGAGGCGAGCGCGCAGCACGTCTGTAATTAATGATTAACATTGATTAGTCACCTATTGGACTATTCTCTCTCCTCGTGGTCATTCCGTCACTGGCTCCGTGATGTGGGCCTATTCAGTCTCTTCTAAAGTCCGAGGATCAGAAGGTGCTGCCACTGGTCATCGTTCTGTCTTGTGATTGGACGCCACGAGCAGCGACCCTCGCGTCAGCCAATCAGCGCTTTCTGTTGCTCActcgcccccccccaccccccccacacctcccccACTGCGCCGTACCCTTAAGATGACGTCACGTCCCTCAAAGGCGATACGCACTGGGTTTTTTTAGACACAAGAGAGGCACATTGCGGTAACAAATTGTTGTCAACTCGGAAAAGAGAAGGAGTTTCTTTCCACACAGACATTGCTGCTATTTACGACAGACTATTCATTCAAAGGTAGGTGTTCAAAATATGTCCAAcggtgttacgtgtgtgtgtttatgagcaTAATATTAAAACCATCATTAACTCAGGGGCCTGGGAAAAGGAACAGTGCTATGGGCTGGGGCCTGCAGGTGCCATAAAGTATTAGCTTATAATGTTTCTTAGACATATTGATAACCGACTGTTTGCGCGAAATACCGTTATTATATATGCTTGCTAATACCATACTAATACCAGTAGACAGTTTACACCGAAAGGCTCAAGATAAAATAGTAATATTAAGCTAATAACAAGCTAGCTATATAGCTACAATTAACGCGATGCGGCTAAATGTCCGTTAAGTTTGCAGCAACAAagacccttttttcttttcttacagtAACCGCTATAGGATGTGGCCTTTTGTGGTTCCCTTTGTCGTGACTCAGCTCAGCCCGTGTGTTTGCCttcgtgtgcatgtgtgagatagctgtggttctggttcttccTTATTCTGCCCTTCACATGCAGCCTCTTGGTCTTGTGACGCCTCGACTAGATGCAGAGAACGTAAACAGAGGCTCCAGAGAGGCCCCTGTGTAAGCACAGTCACAATTAAAGGAAGCCCTTTATGTTGTTGTATAAACTAGGCCGACATATCCCTCCTGCTATAGACCCGCCTTTTAGACCACATTTCTAGGGATGAAACTAAGACATTTCTTTTGGTATTGTGTAATACTTCTACTGAGCGCAGTACCTCAAGATGCCATGCTATCTGCCCAGAAAAGTCCCCAATGTTTCTGTCTTTGCTGTTTAAATTCCTCTCGAcacgcattaaaaaaatatgaaaatagtaTTTTACAGTTACAACAAATGGATGTCATATTGTCAATTATGTTTGGACAATACATTTTCTCTTCAAACTTCTACATAAGAAAGGGAACTTGTTTATATTAAGGGGAAGTTGCCCCAGTTTCCTTGGCATCCATGGCACTTTGCATTTATGAAATCAGTTTAACAACAGCCCTGAACAGGTTCACAACATTTACTTTGTTCTGTCCTTTTAGTCTACGGAGGAATTGTTTTGATCAAGGGTTAATAACTTCCACCAGTTAAGTGACTTATTTGTTATTGTACATTGCTTAATGCTGCTGTTATAATAATGCATATGTTAGAGAACTGACTATGCCTGTTTACTTCTTTGTCAGTAATACCATTGTCAGAGATGTCAGACATCTCAACTGCACTGTCTGTAGGTGATATTATCGCCGTGATACTATTGTGGAAACATTGTGAACTCATTCCCTTGGCATACAAATGACAAACATGcaaatacgcacacacacacacacgcacgcacatacacacgcactgCAAGCCTTCATACGAGAGACCTGTAAATCACGTCTCATCAGAACAGAATCAAAGGTTTATGTGGGTACAATAAAGCCAAGGTCACCCACAAGGTGAACTTTGATGCTGTGTAAACATCCTTTAATGGTGTCAGATTACTGATTATTTGTCAGGTCCCTTTTGAAAGACCGCTCTTCTCAGCCTTCAACCGGTAATGTAACACTCTTTATCGTCACAAATGACTTGTGAAGTGGCGCAAAGATCCGACAGCCATCAACGTGTCCCTTttaacggagagagagagagagagagatctggtGATTGTGTTATTTCACTACTCCTTGCTGCCTCAAggtacaacaaaaacaaaccatcAGGGACCATTCTGTTCCACTGGAGCATGGTAACCATAGTTACATAGGCCTTGCCATCTGTCAGGCGGTGAAATGTCCAGACATCTTTTTGAAAAGCGCTGCACAGAGAAGCTTACTACTGATGTTAAAGCAGGATGTACTCCATTAATGGTTCTTTTCTTCTATGAAATATACTCAGTATCTGTTTAACATTACCCAAGAGTCATCTTTAAaccatgttattattattattaccaaatTAGGTAATGAAAGAGAGTTGTTATACTTtgaaactaataaataaaatattgtttttccaaATTGGCAACTGTTTATTTGTCTACCAATTGGAGAAATGCCCCTTGACTCATTTCAATTTACAGCATTTTTTACAGCATTGCTTTGTCATAGGCAGAGGATTGTTGTGGTTGGAGAAGTTGTAGTGCTATTTAGGTGTTTATAGTGTACATATACAACGTGACAG
This region includes:
- the LOC117737583 gene encoding LOW QUALITY PROTEIN: eukaryotic translation initiation factor 4E-binding protein 3-like (The sequence of the model RefSeq protein was modified relative to this genomic sequence to represent the inferred CDS: inserted 1 base in 1 codon), whose amino-acid sequence is MSSGTNEVKSCPIPTRVLTLKDWSQLPDCYSQTPGGTLFSTTPGGTRIIYDRKFLLDCRNXPLARTPPCCLPQIPGVTVPATHTMGKLQDLKEEAEEEEKDLADDNQFEMDI